The proteins below are encoded in one region of Equus caballus isolate H_3958 breed thoroughbred chromosome 16, TB-T2T, whole genome shotgun sequence:
- the UROC1 gene encoding urocanate hydratase isoform X2, translating into MYRFCPSIEMRAYPVEQYPCRTRAAAAIMHMIMNNLDPAVAQFPQELVTYGGNGQVFGNWAQFWLTMSYLSQMTEEQTLVMYSGHPLGLFPSSPGAPRLVITNGMVIPNYSSRTEYDKLFAMGVTMYGQMTAGSYCYIGPQGIVHGTVLTVLNAGRRYLGTEDLAGKVFVTSGLGGMSGAQAKAAVIVGCIGVIAEVDRAALMKRHKQGWLMEVADSLDHCIRRLREARRRKEVLSLGYHGNVVDLWERLVHELDTTGELLVDLGSDQTSCHNPFNGGYYPVQLGFTEAQSLLASNPAAFKALVQESLRRQVSAINRLAKENFFFWDYGNAFLLEAQRAGADVEKKGARKTEFRYPSYVQHIMGDIFSQGFGPFRWVCTSGDPQDLAVTDQLAVSVLEAAIAGGVNPAVRLQYVDNIRWIREAARHQLVVGSQARILYSDQKGRVAIAVAFNQGIASGKIKAPVVLSRDHHDVSGTDSPFRETSNIYDGSAFCADMAVQNFVGDAFRGATWVALHNGGGVGWGEAINGGFGLVLDGTQEAEQKAKMMLTWDVSNGVARRCWSGNQKAYEIICQTMQENNGLVVTLPHEVADEHVLQQALQS; encoded by the exons ATGTACCGGTTCTGCCCCAGCATTGAAATGAG GGCCTACCCAGTTGAGCAGTACCCCTGCCGGACGAGAGCCGCTGCGGCCATCATGCACATGATCATGAACAACCTGGACCCTGCCGTGGCCCAG TTTCCCCAGGAGCTCGTGACCTATGGAGGAAATGGGCAGGTGTTCGGCAACTGGGCTCAG TTCTGGCTGACGATGTCCTACTTGTCACAGATGACAGAGGAGCAGACCCTGGTCATGTACAGTGGGCATCCGCTGGGCCTCTTTCCGAGCAGCCCTGGTGCCCCTCGGCTGGTCATCACCAATGGGATG GTCATTCCCAACTACTCCTCCAGGACAGAGTATGACAAGCTCTTTGCCATGGGGGTTACAAT GTATGGCCAGATGACAGCGGGCAGCTATTGCTACATCGGTCCCCAGGGAATCGTCCACGGCACAGTG CTCACCGTGTTGAATGCCGGGCGTCGGTATCTGGGCACCGAGGACCTGGCCGGGAAGGTCTTTGTCACCTCTGGGCTGGGCGGCATGAGTGGAGCTCAGGCCAAAGCGGCAGTCATCGTGGGGTGCATTGGCGTGATAGCAGAG GTGGATAGAGCAGCCCTCATGAAACGCCACAAGCAAGGCTGGCTGATGGAGGTAGCCGACAGCTTGGACCACTGCATTCGAAGACTCAG GGaagcaaggagaaggaaggaggtgcTCAGCCTTGGTTACCATGGCAATGTGGTGGATCTTTG GGAGCGCCTGGTCCACGAACTGGATACCACAGGGGAGCTCTTGGTGGACTTGGGTTCAGACCAGACGTCCTGCCACAACCCGTTCAATGGCGGCTACTACCCTGTGCAGCTGGGCTTCACAGAGGCCCAGAGCCTCCTGGCCTCCAACCCAGCTGCATTCAAGGCCCTGGTCCAGGAAAG CCTGAGGAGGCAAGTCTCAGCCATCAACAGGCTGGCCAAGGAGaacttcttcttctgggactatGGCAACGCCTTCCTcttggaggcccagagagcag GAGCCGACGTGGAGAAGAAAGGCGCCCGTAAGACAGAATTCCGCTACCCCTCGTATGTCCAGCACATCATGGG GGACATATTCTCCCAAGGATTCGGGCCTTTCCGCTGGGTATGCACGTCAGGGGACCCCCAGGACCTGGCGGTCACGGACCAGCTGGCTGTGTCTGTGCTGGAGGCGGCCATTGCTGGCGGAG TGAACCCGGCGGTGAGGCTGCAGTATGTGGACAACATCCGCTGGATCCGGGAGGCCGCCAGGCACCAGCTG GTGGTGGGCTCCCAGGCAAGGATCCTGTACTCTGACCAGAAAGGCCGTGTGGCCATTGCCGTGGCCTTTAACCAAGGCATCGCCAGTGGGAAGATCAAG GCGCCGGTGGTCCTGAGCCGAGACCACCATGACGTGAGTGGCACAGACAGCCCCTTTAGGGAGACCTCCAACATTTACGATGGCTCTGCCTTCTGTGCAG ACATGGCTGTGCAGAACTTCGTGGGAGACGCCTTTCGTGGTGCCACCTGGGTGGCTCTTCACAACGGCGGGGGCGTCGGCTG GGGTGAGGCGATCAACGGGGGATTTGGCCTTGTGCTGGACGGGACCCAGGAAGCTGAGCAGAAGGCCAAGATGATGCTCACCTGGGACGTCTCCAACGGA GTGGCCCGCCGCTGTTGGTCCGGGAACCAGAAGGCCTATGAGATCATCTGCCAGACCATGCAAGAGAACAATGGCTTGGTGGTGACACTCCCGCATGAGGTGGCTGATGAGCATGTGCTCCAGCAGGCCCTGCAGTCGTGA
- the UROC1 gene encoding urocanate hydratase isoform X1, protein MSSLQALCSGLPLWPLPENRGRQAGVPHAPVRTPRLSPAEEQLALRNALRYFPPDLQELLAPEFAEELRLYGHIYMYRFCPSIEMRAYPVEQYPCRTRAAAAIMHMIMNNLDPAVAQFPQELVTYGGNGQVFGNWAQFWLTMSYLSQMTEEQTLVMYSGHPLGLFPSSPGAPRLVITNGMVIPNYSSRTEYDKLFAMGVTMYGQMTAGSYCYIGPQGIVHGTVLTVLNAGRRYLGTEDLAGKVFVTSGLGGMSGAQAKAAVIVGCIGVIAEVDRAALMKRHKQGWLMEVADSLDHCIRRLREARRRKEVLSLGYHGNVVDLWERLVHELDTTGELLVDLGSDQTSCHNPFNGGYYPVQLGFTEAQSLLASNPAAFKALVQESLRRQVSAINRLAKENFFFWDYGNAFLLEAQRAGADVEKKGARKTEFRYPSYVQHIMGDIFSQGFGPFRWVCTSGDPQDLAVTDQLAVSVLEAAIAGGVNPAVRLQYVDNIRWIREAARHQLVVGSQARILYSDQKGRVAIAVAFNQGIASGKIKAPVVLSRDHHDVSGTDSPFRETSNIYDGSAFCADMAVQNFVGDAFRGATWVALHNGGGVGWGEAINGGFGLVLDGTQEAEQKAKMMLTWDVSNGVARRCWSGNQKAYEIICQTMQENNGLVVTLPHEVADEHVLQQALQS, encoded by the exons TTGGCACTGAGGAACGCCCTGCGCTACTTCCCCCCGGACCTCCAGGAGCTGCTGGCCCCTGAGTTCGCCGAAGAGCTGCGACTGTATGGGCACATCTACATGTACCGGTTCTGCCCCAGCATTGAAATGAG GGCCTACCCAGTTGAGCAGTACCCCTGCCGGACGAGAGCCGCTGCGGCCATCATGCACATGATCATGAACAACCTGGACCCTGCCGTGGCCCAG TTTCCCCAGGAGCTCGTGACCTATGGAGGAAATGGGCAGGTGTTCGGCAACTGGGCTCAG TTCTGGCTGACGATGTCCTACTTGTCACAGATGACAGAGGAGCAGACCCTGGTCATGTACAGTGGGCATCCGCTGGGCCTCTTTCCGAGCAGCCCTGGTGCCCCTCGGCTGGTCATCACCAATGGGATG GTCATTCCCAACTACTCCTCCAGGACAGAGTATGACAAGCTCTTTGCCATGGGGGTTACAAT GTATGGCCAGATGACAGCGGGCAGCTATTGCTACATCGGTCCCCAGGGAATCGTCCACGGCACAGTG CTCACCGTGTTGAATGCCGGGCGTCGGTATCTGGGCACCGAGGACCTGGCCGGGAAGGTCTTTGTCACCTCTGGGCTGGGCGGCATGAGTGGAGCTCAGGCCAAAGCGGCAGTCATCGTGGGGTGCATTGGCGTGATAGCAGAG GTGGATAGAGCAGCCCTCATGAAACGCCACAAGCAAGGCTGGCTGATGGAGGTAGCCGACAGCTTGGACCACTGCATTCGAAGACTCAG GGaagcaaggagaaggaaggaggtgcTCAGCCTTGGTTACCATGGCAATGTGGTGGATCTTTG GGAGCGCCTGGTCCACGAACTGGATACCACAGGGGAGCTCTTGGTGGACTTGGGTTCAGACCAGACGTCCTGCCACAACCCGTTCAATGGCGGCTACTACCCTGTGCAGCTGGGCTTCACAGAGGCCCAGAGCCTCCTGGCCTCCAACCCAGCTGCATTCAAGGCCCTGGTCCAGGAAAG CCTGAGGAGGCAAGTCTCAGCCATCAACAGGCTGGCCAAGGAGaacttcttcttctgggactatGGCAACGCCTTCCTcttggaggcccagagagcag GAGCCGACGTGGAGAAGAAAGGCGCCCGTAAGACAGAATTCCGCTACCCCTCGTATGTCCAGCACATCATGGG GGACATATTCTCCCAAGGATTCGGGCCTTTCCGCTGGGTATGCACGTCAGGGGACCCCCAGGACCTGGCGGTCACGGACCAGCTGGCTGTGTCTGTGCTGGAGGCGGCCATTGCTGGCGGAG TGAACCCGGCGGTGAGGCTGCAGTATGTGGACAACATCCGCTGGATCCGGGAGGCCGCCAGGCACCAGCTG GTGGTGGGCTCCCAGGCAAGGATCCTGTACTCTGACCAGAAAGGCCGTGTGGCCATTGCCGTGGCCTTTAACCAAGGCATCGCCAGTGGGAAGATCAAG GCGCCGGTGGTCCTGAGCCGAGACCACCATGACGTGAGTGGCACAGACAGCCCCTTTAGGGAGACCTCCAACATTTACGATGGCTCTGCCTTCTGTGCAG ACATGGCTGTGCAGAACTTCGTGGGAGACGCCTTTCGTGGTGCCACCTGGGTGGCTCTTCACAACGGCGGGGGCGTCGGCTG GGGTGAGGCGATCAACGGGGGATTTGGCCTTGTGCTGGACGGGACCCAGGAAGCTGAGCAGAAGGCCAAGATGATGCTCACCTGGGACGTCTCCAACGGA GTGGCCCGCCGCTGTTGGTCCGGGAACCAGAAGGCCTATGAGATCATCTGCCAGACCATGCAAGAGAACAATGGCTTGGTGGTGACACTCCCGCATGAGGTGGCTGATGAGCATGTGCTCCAGCAGGCCCTGCAGTCGTGA
- the UROC1 gene encoding urocanate hydratase isoform X3, producing MSSLQALCSGLPLWPLPENRGRQAGVPHAPVRTPRLSPAEEQLALRNALRYFPPDLQELLAPEFAEELRLYGHIYMYRFCPSIEMRYGQMTAGSYCYIGPQGIVHGTVLTVLNAGRRYLGTEDLAGKVFVTSGLGGMSGAQAKAAVIVGCIGVIAEVDRAALMKRHKQGWLMEVADSLDHCIRRLREARRRKEVLSLGYHGNVVDLWERLVHELDTTGELLVDLGSDQTSCHNPFNGGYYPVQLGFTEAQSLLASNPAAFKALVQESLRRQVSAINRLAKENFFFWDYGNAFLLEAQRAGADVEKKGARKTEFRYPSYVQHIMGDIFSQGFGPFRWVCTSGDPQDLAVTDQLAVSVLEAAIAGGVNPAVRLQYVDNIRWIREAARHQLVVGSQARILYSDQKGRVAIAVAFNQGIASGKIKAPVVLSRDHHDVSGTDSPFRETSNIYDGSAFCADMAVQNFVGDAFRGATWVALHNGGGVGWGEAINGGFGLVLDGTQEAEQKAKMMLTWDVSNGVARRCWSGNQKAYEIICQTMQENNGLVVTLPHEVADEHVLQQALQS from the exons TTGGCACTGAGGAACGCCCTGCGCTACTTCCCCCCGGACCTCCAGGAGCTGCTGGCCCCTGAGTTCGCCGAAGAGCTGCGACTGTATGGGCACATCTACATGTACCGGTTCTGCCCCAGCATTGAAATGAG GTATGGCCAGATGACAGCGGGCAGCTATTGCTACATCGGTCCCCAGGGAATCGTCCACGGCACAGTG CTCACCGTGTTGAATGCCGGGCGTCGGTATCTGGGCACCGAGGACCTGGCCGGGAAGGTCTTTGTCACCTCTGGGCTGGGCGGCATGAGTGGAGCTCAGGCCAAAGCGGCAGTCATCGTGGGGTGCATTGGCGTGATAGCAGAG GTGGATAGAGCAGCCCTCATGAAACGCCACAAGCAAGGCTGGCTGATGGAGGTAGCCGACAGCTTGGACCACTGCATTCGAAGACTCAG GGaagcaaggagaaggaaggaggtgcTCAGCCTTGGTTACCATGGCAATGTGGTGGATCTTTG GGAGCGCCTGGTCCACGAACTGGATACCACAGGGGAGCTCTTGGTGGACTTGGGTTCAGACCAGACGTCCTGCCACAACCCGTTCAATGGCGGCTACTACCCTGTGCAGCTGGGCTTCACAGAGGCCCAGAGCCTCCTGGCCTCCAACCCAGCTGCATTCAAGGCCCTGGTCCAGGAAAG CCTGAGGAGGCAAGTCTCAGCCATCAACAGGCTGGCCAAGGAGaacttcttcttctgggactatGGCAACGCCTTCCTcttggaggcccagagagcag GAGCCGACGTGGAGAAGAAAGGCGCCCGTAAGACAGAATTCCGCTACCCCTCGTATGTCCAGCACATCATGGG GGACATATTCTCCCAAGGATTCGGGCCTTTCCGCTGGGTATGCACGTCAGGGGACCCCCAGGACCTGGCGGTCACGGACCAGCTGGCTGTGTCTGTGCTGGAGGCGGCCATTGCTGGCGGAG TGAACCCGGCGGTGAGGCTGCAGTATGTGGACAACATCCGCTGGATCCGGGAGGCCGCCAGGCACCAGCTG GTGGTGGGCTCCCAGGCAAGGATCCTGTACTCTGACCAGAAAGGCCGTGTGGCCATTGCCGTGGCCTTTAACCAAGGCATCGCCAGTGGGAAGATCAAG GCGCCGGTGGTCCTGAGCCGAGACCACCATGACGTGAGTGGCACAGACAGCCCCTTTAGGGAGACCTCCAACATTTACGATGGCTCTGCCTTCTGTGCAG ACATGGCTGTGCAGAACTTCGTGGGAGACGCCTTTCGTGGTGCCACCTGGGTGGCTCTTCACAACGGCGGGGGCGTCGGCTG GGGTGAGGCGATCAACGGGGGATTTGGCCTTGTGCTGGACGGGACCCAGGAAGCTGAGCAGAAGGCCAAGATGATGCTCACCTGGGACGTCTCCAACGGA GTGGCCCGCCGCTGTTGGTCCGGGAACCAGAAGGCCTATGAGATCATCTGCCAGACCATGCAAGAGAACAATGGCTTGGTGGTGACACTCCCGCATGAGGTGGCTGATGAGCATGTGCTCCAGCAGGCCCTGCAGTCGTGA